Genomic segment of Bdellovibrio bacteriovorus:
GATTATTTTTCTGATCCTGACTATTTTTAAGTATTAGGTATCTGAAGCAAGAACCTCCAACGTGTGCATAGCCTAAGGACCGGTGACTGGGAATCGGGCTGTTAACACGGTAGGAGTGAAACACGGACGAGTCTGGTGAAGGCTCAAATAAAAAGCCCGCTCTTTTGGAACGGGCTTTTCTTTTTTAACCTGGTACTTTTTTGAAACGATAGGAAGCAGGTACCTTTTAGAGGTATTTGTTTACTACGGCTTCTACGCGGTTGCGGATTTTGTCCAGTCCGGCTTGAGTTGTGGATTCGTAGCGAACGACGACAACAGGTTGTGTGTTTGATGAACGGCACAAAGCCCAACCATCTTCGAAAGACAAGCGGATGCCATCAGTGAAGTCCACTTTGTAGTCGACGCCTGGCTTGTTTGGGAAAGCTTCGATCATTTTTTCTACGATCAAAACTTTTTTCTCTTCAGTTGTGTCGATACGGATTTCTGGTGTGTTGAATGCTGGTGGCAAACCTTCAAGCAATTGTGGAATTGTTTTTCCAGTTTTTGCCAAGATCTCTACCAAACGCAAAGCCGCGTAAGGAGCATCGTCGTAACCGTAGTTGCGATCTGCGAAGAAAACGTGACCTGACATTTCACCACCGAATGGAGCTTTTTCTACTTTGATTTTTTCTTTTACCAAAGAGTGACCTGTCTTCCACATGATCGGCTGGCCGCCGTGCTCAGAAACATCGTGGTACAAGCGATCCGAACATTTTACGTCGCCGATGATCTTTGCGCCTTTTTGTTCAGCTAAGATTGAGCGAGCGATGATTACCATCAATTCGTCACCGTAAACCATGCGACCTGTGTGATCGACAACACCGATACGATCGGCATCACCGTCAAAGCCGATACCGCAAACGGCACCTTCTTTAGCGACTTGTTTTTTTAGATCTTCCAAGTTTTCTTCTACAGTTGGATCTGGATGGTGGTTCGGGAATGTTCCATCTGGTTGTTCAAATAGAATTGTTGGATTTAAACCAACAGCGTTGAATAGTCCGCGAACTACGGATCCACCAGCGCCGTTACCGCAATCAAGAACGACTTTCGTATTTTTGATGGTGCCGAATTCTTTTTTGTAGCGCTCGTAGTACATAGGCTTGATATCGAAATGTTCTTCAGAACCCTTTCCATCAATGTACTCACCTTTTTGAATGATCTCGCGAAGTTTTTGAATTTCCGCACCGAAGATTGTGCCCTTGCCTACAGAAATTTTAAAGCCATTGTATTCAGGAGGATTGTGCGAACCCGTAACTTGAATCGCGCCATCGACGCCTTTCAACTCAAAAGTTGAAAAATAACAAACTGGGGTTGTCACAAGACCCAAGTGAATAACTTTAGCTCCGGAATCCATCATCCCTTTTGCAAGATTCTTGATAATTGCTGGAGAACTTTCACGAGCATCACAACCCAAAGCGACTGTTGGATTTGTAAGGCCTTTATTTTGTTTCATGTAGACAACGTAAGCGCGGCCCAAGAGGTATGCGAAATTATCGTCGAATTGTCCGTTGTAAACTCCACGGATATCGTACTCTCTAAAAATAACCGGTTGAAACATAAGTCACCTCTGTAAATAAGTGGAAGTATTTAGAAATATGATTTTTTAACGCGAGAGTCGAGCTAATTTTATAGCCCAGCGAATGGCATCAATCATCGAATGCGGATTGGCTTTATTTAAACCGAAAATATCCTTCGCCGTCCCGTGATCGACGCTGGTTCTAACAAAAGGAATGCCTAAGCTAATATGAACGCCGCTATCCTGCCCGTGGATTGTTTTAAACGGGATTAGGCCCTGGTCATGGTAAAGAGCCACGTACATTGAATAGCGCTGCCAATTGGAAGGGAAAAATGCGGCATCGGGGACCAAAGGACCTTCCACCGGGATTTTATTTTCTTTTGCAAAGGCTGAAAGCTGTGGGAACAGAAGGAGCTCTTCCTTTCCAATAAGGCCTTGTTCGCCCGCGTGTGGATTTAAACCTAAGACGGCAATCGGCCGCTTAGCTTGAGCCGCGGGAAGTTTTTTGCGAAGTTCATTGGCGTTTTTTAATGTTTCTGCAAGCACGGTGAAACTGAGGTGCTTTGTTACGTCTTTGATGGGTGTATGTGCGGTGGCAAGAACCACGCTGAATTTTTCTCCAACGAAACCCATGTTCACGTATTTGCTTCCGGAGAGTCTTTTTAAAATATCCGTGTGCCCAAGATCTTTAAAACCGGCCTCTTTAATGCTGGTTTTTGAAAGAGGAGCCGTCGCGATGCCATCTAGAACTTTTTCTAAGCAAGCTTCGGCACTTGTCTCTACCCATCGAGCGGGCGATTCATCGGAAGCAATATCGATTAGATAAGGCCCATCGATTTTTAAGGCTTCTTGAAGGGATTCGACGGTGATGCGTTCAAACTTCTTGTCGATGAGACGGAGATATTTTTTATCGGCCTCTTCCGGGCGCCACAAAATAAATTGAACGGTTTTTTGTGGACCCAGTTTATGAAGGGCTTTGGCAGTGACCTCAAAGCCAATGCCGTCGACGTCGCCGGTGGTAAGAGCGATTCTAAGTCTACTCATTGATACGAACAAAGATCTCGTCGCGTTTGCTTTGCAACCATGTTTTAAGTTGGCGCTTAAAGCTCGCTTCTAAAAGTTGGGCCTTGATACGATCTTTGGCTCTTTCAAACTTTGGATCTGTCGTCAGTTTTTTTCCAGTGAGCTTCACGATATGATAACCCATACGCGATT
This window contains:
- a CDS encoding phosphomannomutase/phosphoglucomutase; the encoded protein is MFQPVIFREYDIRGVYNGQFDDNFAYLLGRAYVVYMKQNKGLTNPTVALGCDARESSPAIIKNLAKGMMDSGAKVIHLGLVTTPVCYFSTFELKGVDGAIQVTGSHNPPEYNGFKISVGKGTIFGAEIQKLREIIQKGEYIDGKGSEEHFDIKPMYYERYKKEFGTIKNTKVVLDCGNGAGGSVVRGLFNAVGLNPTILFEQPDGTFPNHHPDPTVEENLEDLKKQVAKEGAVCGIGFDGDADRIGVVDHTGRMVYGDELMVIIARSILAEQKGAKIIGDVKCSDRLYHDVSEHGGQPIMWKTGHSLVKEKIKVEKAPFGGEMSGHVFFADRNYGYDDAPYAALRLVEILAKTGKTIPQLLEGLPPAFNTPEIRIDTTEEKKVLIVEKMIEAFPNKPGVDYKVDFTDGIRLSFEDGWALCRSSNTQPVVVVRYESTTQAGLDKIRNRVEAVVNKYL
- a CDS encoding 4-hydroxythreonine-4-phosphate dehydrogenase PdxA, giving the protein MSRLRIALTTGDVDGIGFEVTAKALHKLGPQKTVQFILWRPEEADKKYLRLIDKKFERITVESLQEALKIDGPYLIDIASDESPARWVETSAEACLEKVLDGIATAPLSKTSIKEAGFKDLGHTDILKRLSGSKYVNMGFVGEKFSVVLATAHTPIKDVTKHLSFTVLAETLKNANELRKKLPAAQAKRPIAVLGLNPHAGEQGLIGKEELLLFPQLSAFAKENKIPVEGPLVPDAAFFPSNWQRYSMYVALYHDQGLIPFKTIHGQDSGVHISLGIPFVRTSVDHGTAKDIFGLNKANPHSMIDAIRWAIKLARLSR